The Pedobacter mucosus genome window below encodes:
- a CDS encoding response regulator transcription factor translates to MNVLIVEDEKSLALEMDEFLSNEGFIVEHAWKKASAEEKIFVNNYDFILLDLGLPDGDGFEVLKQLKKMKDRDDAVIILTARSAVDDRIKGLDEGADDYLPKPFSLNELLARMHAITRRKHKLEKNEVNIHDFLLNIQNRTVAFGEERLNLTKKEYEIFNYLVLNKNRVVSRMSLTEHVWGDILEVNSDSNFVDVHVKNLRKKLAALSPTDWFETVRSIGYRINC, encoded by the coding sequence ATGAATGTACTTATAGTTGAGGATGAAAAAAGCCTGGCATTAGAAATGGATGAATTCTTAAGCAATGAGGGATTTATTGTTGAACATGCATGGAAAAAAGCATCGGCAGAAGAAAAGATTTTTGTAAACAATTACGACTTTATTTTACTGGATTTAGGTTTACCTGATGGTGATGGTTTTGAAGTGTTAAAACAGTTAAAGAAGATGAAAGATCGTGACGATGCGGTAATTATCTTAACTGCTCGTAGCGCCGTTGATGATCGCATAAAAGGATTAGACGAGGGTGCTGATGATTATTTACCAAAACCTTTTTCGTTAAATGAACTTTTAGCTCGCATGCATGCCATTACGCGAAGAAAACATAAGCTGGAAAAGAATGAAGTAAATATTCACGATTTTTTACTGAACATTCAAAATAGAACTGTTGCATTTGGTGAGGAAAGATTGAATTTAACAAAAAAAGAATATGAAATTTTCAACTATTTGGTGTTAAATAAAAATCGTGTGGTTTCTAGAATGAGTTTAACCGAACATGTTTGGGGAGATATTTTAGAGGTAAATTCAGATTCCAATTTTGTAGATGTGCATGTAAAAAACTTACGTAAAAAACTTGCGGCGTTAAGTCCGACGGATTGGTTCGAAACTGTTAGAAGTATTGGGTATCGGATTAATTGTTAA
- a CDS encoding sensor histidine kinase — translation MKLQVKFSLYNSVTKIAIVLVLGAIILFSLDKLAYNQLDNRLLKKKNKIIEHLSDNEIDSLLNKQQSFTDYNILKEEFIILTDIPDNQKVSFPKIYTEKREIEGDVEVYRILNYKFNYHTNWYNLEIGETMTYLDSIKISIRFYMLIVLVAALLITLIADYTFYNFLLRPFYLIIDKKINLVDDPTHYNYENIPTNTDDFKILDNSVNSLMRKINTLFSLEKQFIANVSHELLTPISILGTRFENMLSTPNIPIEHENKIYASLKTLGRLKVIINSLLLISKVENNQYLKTEEINLKEEIEDIFEDLEDRIAAKNINYNTNLQNNFTFTGNKALVHTLLINIINNAIKYNVDGGMLTIEGQSKQEKYILSISDTGLGMSKDLLENAFDRFKRGNTDENGFGLGLAIVQSIAKFHKIEIDIKSEENKGTIISLTF, via the coding sequence ATGAAATTACAGGTTAAGTTTTCATTATATAATTCAGTTACTAAAATCGCCATTGTGCTGGTATTAGGGGCAATAATTTTATTTTCGTTAGATAAACTTGCCTATAATCAACTTGATAATCGCTTACTAAAAAAGAAAAATAAAATTATTGAGCACCTTAGTGATAATGAAATTGATAGCTTATTAAACAAACAGCAATCTTTTACAGATTATAATATTTTAAAGGAAGAATTTATCATACTTACTGATATTCCTGATAATCAGAAGGTTTCATTCCCGAAAATTTACACAGAGAAGAGGGAAATTGAGGGCGATGTTGAAGTTTACAGAATCTTAAACTATAAATTTAACTACCATACAAATTGGTATAATTTAGAAATCGGTGAAACGATGACTTACCTCGATTCTATAAAAATTTCCATCCGTTTTTATATGCTGATTGTTCTGGTTGCGGCCCTACTGATTACGCTTATCGCTGACTATACTTTCTATAATTTTCTACTTAGGCCTTTTTACCTCATCATTGATAAGAAGATAAATTTGGTTGATGATCCTACGCATTATAATTATGAAAATATCCCGACAAATACTGATGATTTTAAGATTCTAGACAACAGTGTAAACTCTCTAATGCGTAAAATAAATACGCTTTTTAGCTTAGAGAAGCAGTTTATCGCAAATGTATCTCATGAATTGCTAACACCAATTTCTATCCTTGGCACTCGTTTCGAGAACATGCTGAGTACTCCAAATATTCCTATTGAACACGAAAATAAAATTTATGCTTCATTAAAAACATTAGGTAGATTAAAGGTGATTATTAACAGTTTATTACTGATATCAAAAGTAGAAAATAATCAATATCTAAAAACGGAAGAAATAAATTTAAAGGAAGAAATTGAAGATATTTTCGAAGATTTAGAAGATCGGATAGCCGCAAAAAATATTAATTACAATACCAATCTTCAAAATAATTTCACTTTTACAGGCAACAAAGCGCTTGTCCATACACTACTGATCAATATCATAAATAATGCAATAAAGTATAATGTTGATGGAGGTATGTTAACTATTGAAGGCCAATCGAAACAAGAGAAATATATACTCAGCATCAGCGATACAGGATTAGGAATGAGTAAAGACTTATTAGAAAATGCATTTGATAGGTTTAAACGTGGAAATACTGACGAAAATGGCTTTGGATTAGGATTAGCAATTGTCCAAAGTATTGCTAAATTCCATAAAATTGAAATCGATATTAAATCAGAAGAAAATAAGGGCACTATAATTTCTTTAACTTTTTAA
- a CDS encoding aspartate aminotransferase family protein, with product MLTQRQLFLQHNAQTSSEPLLLEFVKAKGVYIYDSEGKKHLDLIAGIGVSNVGHCHPAVVKAIQQQAETYMHLMVYGEYVQSPQVNFAKALADILPDSLSCTYFLNSGTEAVEGAMKLAKRYTGRKGFVACKNAYHGSTHGAESLMESDFYSSGYGPFLPHVSFIEHNKLEDLEKITTETAAVFIEPIQGEAGIRAADLVYMQALTAKCTATGTLLIFDEIQSGFGRSGKMFAFEHYNVVPDVLLLAKGIGGGMPIGAFISSFEIMSVLSHTPILGHMTTFGGHPVCCAAGLATLRTLVDNHIVDEVEEKGQLFKTLLKHSAIKEIRGKGLMLAVEFENFEINKKIIDACILDGVLSDWFLHCSNSMRIAPPLIITKEEIEEACSIILKNINLVLEQ from the coding sequence ATGCTAACACAACGTCAGTTGTTTTTACAACACAATGCACAAACCTCTTCTGAGCCGCTTCTACTCGAATTTGTTAAAGCAAAAGGTGTTTATATTTATGATTCAGAAGGCAAAAAACATTTGGATCTTATCGCTGGTATTGGCGTAAGTAATGTTGGTCATTGCCACCCGGCGGTGGTTAAAGCCATTCAACAACAAGCTGAAACTTACATGCACCTTATGGTTTATGGCGAATATGTTCAAAGTCCGCAAGTAAACTTCGCAAAAGCTTTAGCAGATATTTTACCGGACAGTTTAAGTTGTACCTACTTTTTAAATTCGGGAACAGAAGCAGTAGAGGGAGCCATGAAACTTGCAAAACGTTACACCGGCAGAAAAGGATTTGTTGCTTGTAAAAATGCGTATCATGGCAGTACACATGGAGCTGAAAGCTTAATGGAGAGCGATTTTTATTCCTCCGGATATGGACCATTTCTGCCTCATGTAAGCTTTATAGAACATAATAAACTTGAAGATTTAGAAAAAATTACCACAGAAACTGCTGCTGTATTTATTGAGCCAATTCAGGGTGAAGCTGGCATTAGAGCGGCCGATTTAGTTTACATGCAGGCACTTACAGCGAAATGTACAGCAACAGGAACGCTTTTAATTTTCGATGAAATACAATCTGGTTTCGGCCGGAGTGGAAAAATGTTCGCATTTGAACATTATAATGTTGTTCCTGATGTTTTACTTTTGGCAAAAGGGATTGGTGGTGGCATGCCGATTGGTGCTTTTATAAGTTCCTTCGAAATTATGTCGGTTTTATCGCATACGCCGATTCTTGGTCATATGACAACATTTGGCGGTCACCCGGTTTGCTGTGCTGCCGGTTTAGCAACTTTGCGGACTTTAGTTGACAATCATATAGTTGATGAGGTTGAAGAAAAAGGACAGCTATTTAAAACGCTCTTGAAACATTCGGCCATTAAAGAAATACGCGGTAAAGGCTTAATGTTAGCAGTTGAATTTGAAAATTTCGAGATCAATAAAAAAATTATTGACGCATGTATTCTAGACGGCGTTTTATCAGATTGGTTCCTACATTGCAGTAATTCTATGCGTATAGCTCCCCCATTAATTATCACAAAAGAAGAAATTGAAGAAGCTTGTTCGATCATCTTAAAAAATATTAACTTAGTTCTTGAGCAGTAA
- a CDS encoding 7TM diverse intracellular signaling domain-containing protein: MSLNFKNFLLIISFVTLSFSELRAQKPVEMQDSIPQHIFTFKEIEVIEDADANLSINDIKSEKFNKVFEASKSSTPQTKKLNKIYWFRIKIKQNDLTEKPFILEFFDQTIDHITAYIPQKNNKFKEVDLGDANPFNKRLIHHKNFEIPLENYGNETKTYYFKISSSQISDVIIVLRSAEWFISYALNEYFYFGIFYGMILVFSFYNLIMFIAVRQKQYLYYVLYNLSVGFFELSTDGMAYQYLWPNAPAWNQIAYAFALCATSIFALLFTRELLFVKAKASRLNQLIIGIIILRAAFFIYCFLFDQNLFSYKFIDAIPLFVAFFTGVYIYKAGFQPARFFVVGYSFLFAGFTLKFLIMLGLGWLNFGVFTYYSLSFCFILEMVFLSFAIGDKVRILKMKKDKAQQKIIQQMAINAKLKDSLNEELEIKVEERTREVYHKSLIIESKNQALEEVNSLLQQQAEEISRMNVLLEQDNEELQTSVEKVTRNRVMDIEVDFEEFSKIYPDKETCYEFLAELKWNSGYHCRKCSNDNFFNGHILYSRRCSKCGYEESVTTYTIFHNTRIPINKAFYMIFLLYSSKGKISSHKLSELLSIRQSTCWTYSTRIKKVMDDRKKILKKTGTNGWSQLVVE, translated from the coding sequence ATGTCCCTAAATTTTAAGAATTTTCTTTTAATTATTTCTTTTGTTACCCTTTCTTTTTCTGAATTAAGGGCACAGAAACCTGTGGAAATGCAGGATTCTATTCCACAACATATTTTTACGTTCAAAGAAATTGAAGTGATTGAAGATGCAGATGCAAATCTTTCGATTAACGACATTAAAAGCGAAAAATTTAATAAGGTGTTTGAAGCGAGTAAAAGCAGTACGCCTCAAACTAAAAAACTTAACAAAATTTATTGGTTTAGAATAAAAATTAAGCAAAACGATTTAACAGAAAAACCTTTTATTTTAGAGTTTTTCGATCAAACTATAGATCACATTACAGCTTATATACCGCAAAAAAATAATAAATTTAAGGAAGTTGATTTGGGAGATGCCAACCCATTTAATAAAAGGTTAATCCATCATAAAAATTTTGAAATTCCTTTAGAAAACTATGGTAATGAAACAAAGACTTATTATTTTAAAATAAGCTCTTCACAAATATCTGATGTAATTATTGTACTTCGGTCGGCAGAATGGTTCATTTCTTATGCTTTGAATGAATATTTTTATTTTGGCATTTTTTACGGAATGATTCTGGTTTTTAGTTTCTATAACCTGATTATGTTTATTGCCGTTCGGCAAAAGCAATATTTATACTATGTTTTATATAATTTAAGTGTTGGTTTTTTTGAATTAAGTACAGATGGAATGGCCTACCAATATCTCTGGCCAAATGCACCGGCATGGAATCAAATAGCGTACGCCTTTGCGCTTTGCGCCACCAGTATTTTCGCACTTTTATTTACTAGAGAATTGCTGTTTGTTAAGGCAAAAGCTTCTAGACTGAATCAGTTAATTATTGGTATAATTATCCTTCGTGCTGCATTTTTCATTTACTGCTTTCTCTTCGATCAAAATTTATTTAGCTATAAGTTTATTGATGCAATACCACTTTTCGTTGCCTTTTTTACAGGAGTTTATATTTATAAAGCTGGGTTCCAACCGGCTCGTTTTTTCGTTGTAGGCTATAGTTTCCTATTCGCAGGCTTCACACTAAAATTCTTGATTATGCTTGGCTTAGGATGGCTAAATTTTGGTGTGTTTACTTATTATAGCTTGAGTTTCTGTTTCATTTTAGAGATGGTTTTTTTATCATTTGCTATAGGCGATAAGGTTCGCATTTTGAAAATGAAAAAGGACAAAGCCCAACAAAAAATTATTCAGCAAATGGCTATCAATGCAAAACTAAAAGATAGCTTAAATGAAGAATTAGAAATTAAAGTTGAAGAACGAACTCGCGAAGTTTACCATAAATCCTTAATCATTGAAAGCAAAAATCAAGCTCTAGAGGAAGTTAATTCCTTATTGCAACAGCAGGCTGAAGAGATATCGAGAATGAATGTTTTGTTGGAGCAAGACAATGAAGAACTGCAAACCAGTGTAGAAAAAGTTACGCGTAATCGGGTAATGGATATTGAAGTTGATTTTGAGGAATTCAGTAAAATTTATCCTGATAAGGAAACATGTTATGAATTTTTGGCAGAATTAAAGTGGAACTCGGGTTACCACTGTAGAAAATGCAGCAACGATAATTTCTTTAATGGCCACATTTTATATAGTCGCCGTTGCAGCAAATGTGGTTATGAAGAATCTGTAACCACTTATACAATATTTCATAATACCAGGATTCCAATTAACAAAGCATTCTATATGATCTTTTTACTTTACTCTTCTAAAGGCAAAATCTCATCGCATAAGTTATCAGAATTATTGTCGATAAGGCAAAGTACTTGCTGGACATACAGTACCCGAATCAAAAAAGTGATGGATGACCGAAAGAAAATCTTAAAAAAGACTGGCACAAATGGCTGGAGCCAGCTGGTTGTAGAGTAA